A single region of the Solwaraspora sp. WMMD406 genome encodes:
- a CDS encoding ABC transporter substrate-binding protein has product MPHIDRRQALKLLAALGATGLASACSIGTGDDPDDEGLVNDEPVRIGLIVPQTGGYKPIGDEMLNGFQLFLDSNERRLGGRPVDLIIADEGETPESGQAAVDSLLNQQVLALTGVANSAVMLAIRDTVEEARVPLIGSNASPRSLQSVVYIWRTSYVSDEPGLALGTYVRRQVSADGEVAIVAADQPAGRDLVQGFREGFGTGDERISAPIIWADSTPNPGRDTFTEPVQEVIARDPEAVYCFFTGTAAVEFIRQLRDAGYERQIYGPGFLTEGTVVDQLGEEATGIITALNYSVDLDNSANLRFASSYRKRFGAPPTTYAMASYDAAQVLDKAIRTAGPQVTAQELNLALGRIGQIDSPRGPWQFNQPRTPQQKWYLREVLRDGPVLSNVLITELATLG; this is encoded by the coding sequence GTGCCGCACATCGACCGCCGGCAAGCACTCAAGCTGCTCGCCGCACTCGGCGCGACCGGGCTGGCCAGTGCGTGCAGCATCGGCACGGGCGACGACCCCGACGACGAGGGCCTGGTCAACGACGAACCCGTACGAATCGGGTTGATCGTGCCACAAACCGGCGGTTACAAGCCGATCGGCGACGAGATGCTCAACGGCTTCCAACTGTTCCTCGACAGCAACGAGCGGCGGCTCGGTGGCCGGCCGGTCGATCTGATCATCGCCGACGAGGGCGAAACCCCCGAATCCGGCCAGGCCGCCGTCGACTCGCTGCTCAACCAGCAGGTGCTGGCGTTGACCGGGGTCGCCAACTCGGCGGTGATGCTCGCCATCCGCGACACGGTCGAAGAGGCACGAGTGCCGCTGATCGGCTCGAACGCCTCACCACGCAGTCTGCAGAGCGTGGTCTACATCTGGCGTACATCGTATGTCTCCGACGAGCCCGGACTGGCGCTCGGCACGTACGTGCGGCGGCAGGTCTCCGCCGACGGCGAGGTGGCGATCGTCGCCGCTGACCAACCGGCCGGCCGGGACCTCGTGCAAGGCTTCCGGGAAGGCTTCGGCACCGGCGACGAACGGATCTCCGCGCCGATCATCTGGGCCGACTCGACCCCCAACCCGGGCCGGGACACCTTCACCGAGCCGGTGCAGGAGGTCATCGCCCGCGACCCGGAGGCGGTCTACTGCTTCTTCACCGGCACGGCGGCGGTGGAGTTCATCCGGCAGTTGCGCGACGCCGGTTACGAGCGGCAGATCTACGGTCCGGGCTTCCTGACCGAGGGTACGGTCGTCGACCAGTTGGGCGAGGAAGCGACCGGGATCATCACCGCCCTCAACTACTCGGTGGACCTCGACAACTCGGCCAACCTGCGGTTCGCCAGCAGCTACCGCAAGCGCTTCGGCGCGCCGCCGACCACGTACGCGATGGCCTCCTACGACGCGGCGCAGGTGCTGGACAAGGCGATTCGTACGGCTGGTCCGCAGGTAACCGCGCAGGAGCTCAACCTGGCGCTGGGCCGGATCGGGCAGATCGACAGCCCACGCGGGCCGTGGCAGTTCAACCAGCCACGTACGCCGCAACAGAAGTGGTACCTCCGGGAGGTGCTACGGGACGGGCCGGTGCTGTCCAACGTCCTGATCACCGAGCTGGCGACGCTCGGCTGA
- a CDS encoding Cof-type HAD-IIB family hydrolase codes for MAVQPQLVATDLDGTLLRPDKSVSARTAAALDKFQARGGRVILVTGRPVRWLAAVYEQLREPVPAVCANGAVVFDPHTDTVLRADPLDPEIMAEVARRLRAEVPDVVFAVEVDDGRLMRHCADWPAHWNSDHPSALLVTDPADLLTAPAVKLLARSSQDDPDVFVQTVAGALAGLAEATHSSKSGLVEISAAGVTKAAGLAWLCTRLDVTAAEVVAFGDMPNDVPMLTWAGRAVAMANAHPAVREIADAVTASNADDGVAAYLETLLDQQELSSGQ; via the coding sequence ATGGCAGTGCAACCGCAACTGGTCGCCACCGACCTCGACGGGACGCTACTGCGGCCCGATAAGTCGGTTAGCGCCCGGACCGCCGCTGCCCTCGACAAGTTCCAGGCCCGCGGCGGCCGGGTGATCCTGGTCACCGGCCGGCCGGTACGGTGGCTGGCGGCCGTATACGAACAGTTACGGGAACCGGTGCCGGCGGTCTGCGCCAACGGCGCCGTCGTCTTCGACCCACACACCGACACGGTGCTCCGCGCCGATCCGCTCGACCCGGAGATCATGGCCGAAGTCGCCCGGCGGCTGCGTGCGGAGGTGCCCGACGTCGTCTTCGCCGTCGAGGTCGACGACGGCCGGCTGATGCGCCACTGCGCGGACTGGCCGGCCCACTGGAACAGCGACCATCCCAGCGCTCTCCTGGTCACCGACCCGGCCGACCTGCTGACCGCACCGGCGGTCAAGCTGCTCGCCCGAAGCAGCCAGGACGATCCGGACGTGTTCGTACAGACCGTGGCCGGCGCGCTCGCCGGACTCGCCGAGGCCACCCACTCGTCCAAGTCGGGTCTGGTGGAAATCTCGGCGGCCGGGGTGACCAAGGCCGCCGGTCTGGCCTGGCTCTGCACCCGGCTGGATGTGACCGCCGCCGAGGTGGTCGCCTTCGGTGACATGCCGAACGACGTACCGATGCTGACCTGGGCAGGGCGCGCGGTGGCGATGGCCAACGCCCACCCGGCCGTACGGGAGATCGCCGACGCGGTGACCGCCTCGAACGCCGACGACGGAGTCGCCGCCTACCTCGAAACACTCCTCGACCAGCAGGAGCTGTCGTCAGGCCAGTAG
- a CDS encoding Lrp/AsnC family transcriptional regulator, translated as MQIDAVDQRIIASLVADARSSYAEIGARVSLSAPAVKRRVDRLRAAGVIRGFTAVVDPAAVGWTTEAFIELFCTGRTTPAQIAAATRRHPEVVGAYTVSGEADALVHLRAADIAHLEQALERLRAESFITSTRSMIVLSRLVDAPPPVAVTDPPG; from the coding sequence TTGCAGATAGACGCCGTAGACCAGCGAATCATTGCGTCTCTGGTAGCGGATGCCCGCTCTTCGTACGCGGAGATCGGTGCCCGGGTGTCGCTGTCCGCGCCTGCCGTGAAACGTCGAGTGGACCGGTTGCGGGCCGCCGGCGTGATCCGGGGCTTCACCGCCGTCGTCGACCCCGCCGCTGTCGGCTGGACCACCGAAGCGTTCATCGAACTGTTCTGCACCGGACGGACCACCCCCGCCCAGATCGCCGCGGCCACCCGACGACACCCGGAAGTCGTCGGCGCCTACACCGTCAGCGGCGAGGCCGACGCCCTGGTGCACCTGCGGGCCGCCGACATCGCCCATCTGGAACAGGCACTGGAGCGGCTGCGGGCGGAATCGTTCATCACCTCGACCCGCAGCATGATCGTGCTGTCCCGCCTGGTCGACGCGCCACCGCCGGTCGCGGTGACCGACCCGCCGGGCTGA
- a CDS encoding DivIVA domain-containing protein, producing the protein MRELWRRWRLRRQRRKMAGTPPRDWPNGSGVYRVPADRGRNQRPTAYRPIRPWQVRGRRFPTATRRGGGLDPGEVAAFLERVAHDLGILYAELDRTYEQNDRIKDALRRWQSSQAAAVGR; encoded by the coding sequence ATGCGAGAGCTCTGGCGGCGCTGGCGACTGCGGCGGCAACGCCGCAAGATGGCCGGCACGCCGCCGCGTGACTGGCCGAACGGCAGCGGCGTGTACCGCGTACCGGCCGATCGCGGCCGCAACCAGCGACCGACCGCGTACCGGCCGATCCGACCCTGGCAGGTGCGCGGCCGCCGCTTCCCGACGGCCACCCGGCGCGGCGGCGGCCTGGACCCCGGTGAGGTCGCCGCCTTCCTCGAACGGGTCGCCCACGACCTCGGCATTCTGTACGCCGAACTCGACCGCACCTACGAACAGAACGACCGGATCAAGGACGCGCTGCGCCGCTGGCAGTCCAGCCAGGCCGCTGCGGTCGGTCGCTGA
- a CDS encoding winged helix-turn-helix domain-containing protein yields MPKQQYQVLADELRAKIDSGEWPPGTKLPSRSQLCSDYGVSDTVVGKAMMILRATGLTETLEGVGVFVAEPK; encoded by the coding sequence ATGCCCAAGCAGCAGTACCAAGTTCTTGCCGACGAACTCCGAGCGAAGATCGATTCTGGTGAGTGGCCGCCGGGCACCAAGCTGCCCAGCCGCTCCCAGCTTTGCAGCGACTACGGCGTCTCGGACACCGTCGTCGGCAAGGCGATGATGATCCTTCGAGCCACCGGGCTGACCGAGACCCTCGAAGGCGTCGGCGTGTTCGTGGCTGAACCGAAGTAG
- the serS gene encoding serine--tRNA ligase, whose product MIDLRLLRDDPDLFRASQRARGESESRVDDLIAADEARRTAVQTFEAVRAEQKQLGKQLPRAEPAEKLELLARTKKLSAQVKSAETAVTEAEQALRRAQLAFPNLVEAGAPAGGEDDYVVLREVGERPDIEAPRDHLAIGEALGAIDVERGAKVSGSRFYYLTGVGALLQLGLLQLAIAQAVEYGLTPTITPVLVKPESMEGTGFLGEHASEIYRLEADDLYLVGTSEVPLAAYHSNEILTLDGPVRYAGWSSCFRREAGSYGRDVRGILRVHQFDKVEMFSFCPPEQAHDEHLRLLAWEEEMLAKVEIPYRVIDVAAGDLGTSAARKYDCEAWVPSQGRYREVTSTSNCTTFQARRLNIRYRDADGRTQPVATLNGTLATTRWLIPILENHQQPDGSVRVPKALQPYVGGRDVLEPLATA is encoded by the coding sequence GTGATTGATCTCCGCCTGCTCCGTGACGATCCGGACCTCTTCCGTGCCAGCCAGCGTGCCCGCGGTGAGTCCGAGTCCCGGGTGGACGATCTGATCGCCGCCGACGAGGCCCGCCGTACGGCGGTGCAGACGTTCGAGGCGGTGCGCGCCGAACAGAAGCAGCTCGGCAAACAACTGCCCCGGGCCGAGCCGGCCGAAAAGCTTGAGCTGCTCGCCCGTACCAAGAAGTTGTCGGCGCAGGTGAAGTCGGCCGAAACGGCCGTGACCGAGGCCGAGCAGGCGCTACGCCGGGCGCAGTTGGCCTTCCCCAACCTGGTCGAGGCGGGCGCGCCGGCCGGCGGCGAGGACGACTACGTGGTGCTGCGCGAGGTCGGTGAGCGCCCCGACATCGAGGCACCGCGCGACCACCTGGCCATCGGTGAAGCGCTCGGCGCGATCGACGTCGAACGCGGCGCGAAGGTCTCCGGCAGTCGGTTCTACTACCTGACCGGCGTCGGCGCGCTGCTGCAACTCGGCCTGCTGCAGCTGGCCATCGCCCAGGCGGTCGAATACGGACTCACCCCGACGATCACCCCGGTGCTGGTCAAGCCGGAGTCGATGGAGGGCACCGGTTTCCTCGGCGAGCACGCCAGCGAGATCTACCGGCTCGAAGCCGACGACCTGTATCTGGTCGGCACCAGCGAGGTGCCGCTGGCGGCGTACCACTCGAACGAGATCCTGACCCTCGACGGGCCGGTGCGCTACGCCGGCTGGTCGTCGTGCTTCCGGCGGGAAGCCGGCTCGTACGGCCGGGACGTGCGCGGCATCCTGCGGGTGCACCAGTTCGACAAGGTGGAGATGTTCTCCTTCTGCCCGCCGGAGCAGGCCCACGACGAGCATCTGCGGCTACTCGCCTGGGAGGAGGAGATGCTGGCCAAGGTCGAGATCCCGTACCGGGTGATCGACGTCGCCGCCGGCGATCTCGGCACCAGCGCGGCCCGCAAGTACGACTGCGAGGCGTGGGTGCCGTCGCAGGGCCGCTATCGCGAGGTCACGTCGACGTCGAACTGCACCACCTTCCAGGCCCGCCGGCTCAACATCCGCTACCGCGACGCCGACGGGCGTACCCAGCCGGTGGCGACCTTGAACGGCACCCTGGCGACGACCCGGTGGCTGATCCCGATCCTGGAGAACCACCAGCAGCCGGACGGCTCGGTACGGGTGCCCAAGGCGCTGCAGCCGTACGTCGGCGGCCGCGACGTGCTGGAACCGCTGGCCACCGCCTGA
- a CDS encoding OsmC family protein — translation MPIRTASARWQGNLTEGSGTIRTGKGGYEGNYSFKSRFEEGEGTNPEELIGAAHAGCFSMAFSKGLADSGFTPTSVQTTASVHLDKTDAGMTVTRIDLETVGEVPGIDPETFQKLAEAAKANCPISRLLSPGAEITLNASLSV, via the coding sequence ATGCCTATCCGTACCGCATCAGCCCGCTGGCAGGGCAATCTGACCGAGGGTTCCGGCACGATCCGCACTGGTAAGGGCGGGTACGAGGGGAACTATTCGTTCAAGTCCCGTTTCGAGGAGGGTGAGGGCACCAACCCGGAGGAGTTGATCGGGGCGGCCCACGCCGGCTGCTTCTCGATGGCGTTCTCCAAGGGGCTGGCCGACTCGGGCTTCACGCCGACCTCCGTACAGACCACCGCCTCGGTGCACCTGGACAAGACCGATGCCGGGATGACCGTCACCCGGATCGATCTGGAGACGGTGGGCGAGGTGCCCGGCATCGACCCGGAAACCTTCCAGAAGCTGGCCGAGGCTGCCAAGGCCAACTGCCCGATCTCCCGCCTGCTGTCGCCGGGTGCGGAGATCACCCTCAACGCCAGCCTCTCCGTCTGA
- a CDS encoding bacterial proteasome activator family protein, with amino-acid sequence MGPMTDTPGSPDKTDESVRPGARPGAVVVVGPDGRPVGTVNTGAAADDDSADPDDPSRLIEQPAKVMRIGSMIKQLLEEVRAAPLDEASRQRLREIHQRSITELEDGLAPELREELERISLPFEDGATPSESELRVAQAQLVGWLEGLFHGIQAALMAQQMAARLQLEQMRTGGRPALPAAAGGMIPGMPGQPGQPGEGGGRTGQYL; translated from the coding sequence ATGGGACCCATGACCGACACGCCAGGCTCCCCGGACAAGACCGATGAGTCAGTACGGCCCGGTGCCCGCCCCGGTGCGGTGGTGGTGGTAGGCCCGGACGGCCGACCGGTCGGCACGGTCAACACCGGTGCCGCCGCTGACGACGACAGCGCCGATCCGGACGATCCGTCGCGGCTGATCGAGCAGCCGGCGAAGGTGATGCGGATCGGCAGCATGATCAAACAGTTGTTGGAGGAGGTGCGCGCGGCTCCTCTCGACGAGGCGAGCCGGCAACGACTCCGCGAGATCCACCAGCGCTCGATCACCGAGCTGGAGGACGGGCTGGCCCCCGAGTTGCGGGAGGAGCTGGAGCGGATCTCGTTGCCGTTCGAGGACGGCGCGACGCCCAGCGAAAGTGAACTGCGGGTCGCCCAGGCGCAGTTGGTCGGCTGGCTCGAAGGGCTGTTTCACGGCATCCAGGCCGCGCTGATGGCGCAGCAGATGGCCGCTCGGTTGCAGCTGGAGCAGATGCGTACCGGTGGTCGACCGGCCCTGCCGGCTGCGGCGGGCGGGATGATTCCCGGCATGCCGGGTCAACCGGGTCAGCCGGGGGAAGGCGGCGGCCGGACCGGTCAGTACCTGTGA
- the ddaH gene encoding dimethylargininase: MTDARATDGLPRVYLMCPPEHFAVEYAINPWMHPELPVDPELALKQWDGLRQTLLGLGHQVHLLPARPGLPDMVYAANGAFSVDGTVYGARFTHPQRAPEAAAHSDFYRQLGWRYVRPTETNEGEGDFAYLPVAYGGTILAGYGFRTDPDAHRRVQETLSRPVVSLRLVDPYFYHLDTALTVLDDENVAYYPDAFSAGSQRVLRQLFPDALLADRADALAFGLNLVSDGRNVVLNSGATALADRLAAAGYRPHLVELGELHKGGGSVKCCVAELRG; the protein is encoded by the coding sequence GTGACCGATGCGCGCGCCACCGACGGGCTGCCCCGCGTCTACCTGATGTGCCCGCCGGAGCATTTCGCGGTGGAGTACGCCATCAATCCCTGGATGCACCCGGAGTTGCCGGTCGACCCGGAACTCGCCCTCAAACAGTGGGACGGGTTGCGCCAGACACTGCTCGGGTTGGGGCACCAGGTGCACCTGCTCCCGGCCCGCCCGGGGCTGCCGGACATGGTGTACGCGGCCAACGGTGCCTTCTCGGTCGACGGCACCGTCTATGGGGCGCGGTTCACCCATCCGCAGCGGGCCCCGGAAGCCGCCGCGCACAGCGACTTCTATCGACAACTCGGCTGGCGTTACGTCCGGCCGACCGAGACCAACGAGGGCGAGGGTGACTTCGCCTACCTGCCGGTGGCGTACGGCGGCACCATCCTGGCCGGCTACGGGTTCCGGACCGACCCCGACGCGCACCGGCGGGTGCAGGAGACGTTGAGCCGGCCGGTGGTGTCCCTGCGCCTGGTCGACCCGTACTTCTACCATCTGGACACCGCGTTGACCGTGCTCGACGACGAGAACGTCGCCTACTATCCCGACGCGTTCTCCGCCGGGTCGCAACGAGTACTCCGGCAACTGTTTCCGGACGCGCTGCTCGCCGACCGGGCCGACGCGCTCGCCTTCGGGCTCAACCTGGTCAGCGACGGACGCAACGTGGTGCTCAACAGTGGGGCGACCGCGTTGGCGGACCGGCTCGCCGCCGCTGGTTACCGCCCGCACCTGGTCGAACTCGGCGAGCTGCACAAAGGCGGGGGCAGCGTGAAGTGCTGCGTGGCTGAGCTACGCGGCTGA
- a CDS encoding metallopeptidase family protein has product MDRVPVEMSRERFEDLVGEALDEVPAQLLRLMNNVVILVEDESPDGGPELLGLYEGHALTSRGWDYAGVLPDRIFIFRNPILRICHSEAEVIDEIAVTVVHEIAHHFGIDDERLHALGWG; this is encoded by the coding sequence ATGGACCGGGTGCCGGTCGAGATGAGCCGTGAGCGTTTCGAAGACCTCGTCGGGGAAGCCCTCGACGAGGTCCCGGCGCAGCTGCTCCGGCTGATGAACAACGTGGTGATCCTGGTCGAGGACGAGTCACCGGACGGCGGACCGGAACTGCTCGGCCTCTACGAAGGACACGCGTTGACCAGCCGGGGCTGGGACTACGCCGGCGTACTGCCGGACCGGATCTTCATCTTCCGCAATCCGATCCTGCGCATCTGTCACAGCGAAGCCGAGGTGATCGACGAGATCGCGGTCACCGTGGTCCATGAGATCGCTCACCATTTCGGCATCGACGACGAACGGCTACACGCCCTCGGCTGGGGGTGA